The Primulina huaijiensis isolate GDHJ02 unplaced genomic scaffold, ASM1229523v2 scaffold42729_ERROPOS115676, whole genome shotgun sequence genomic interval TGCAGGACAAATATAGCCGACCATTATATTGTTTGTTTGTgggaaaaatttaagaaataattaCTATTAAAAGCAGATGTTTAAAGTCACGACAAAATTAAGTATGGAGTAAAAGATTAAAAACGCACCACGACTTTCACCAGCAATAATATGATCGAAGGAATCAAAATCTGCAAGGGGTAGCACACTCTCATGCATGTCAACATGGGCAGACCCATTTTTTACCTTCGGAATATTCTGCTGCCACCCATACGGGAAAAAAAGCGGATATTGCAAGGAATCATAACAACCATAataatgttgtatttgatggGTCTGACCATCACGACCACGAGCAACTATGTCCCTGTCATGTGGAATGTTAGCATCATCATTGCCTTCGACCCAAATAGCCGCAACTTGATCAGCGGATGGGCTGTTATAACATCTCTGGTCAACATGAACATTTTTGGAAATATGCAATCTTAAGTTTCTGATTGAAGAATACTGATTTATCCTCTTTAGAAGTTGTGCATAAGGGTTTACTTTCATTATGTCCATCAACAAAACCATGAGTTCTCTGTCAACATCAGCGTCCGGGAAAACGGACATCTTATTTTCCAACTCATTATCGTTGTCCCAAAAATAAAGTTGGAAATACCTTGGGCCATCTGAATTAGGTATAAGTGGTGGCAATGAATGGAAAATCTGGCCAGACGCACGAAATCTGTATACCCCACGTTGAAGAGAAGCCAATTCCTTGTCAAGCCTAACCCCAAATGAAGTGAAAGAGAAAACATTGTTGTACAAACGTATTTTACGGCGGAATAAAATAGCCAAGGGAGACGATGGGTCCTTGAATAATTCCAGCAAGGCAAGCGGAGTAATAGGAGATGCCAATCTAATCTTACCACATGCGCAACAAAACGATGGAGCTTCACAAGGGAATCTATGTGCGCCACAAAATTGACATGAAGGCACCATTGGCAAGACAATGATACCAGCAATATCTCCTTCATTGTctgaattttaaaaagaaaatcaattgGGGAAAAAACCCAGGTATTTCAGGTGCGAAAAAAATGAACATAGGAAAACCAAAGGGGAAAAAAAACCAAGTAAAATAAAGGCACGATGTAAACAACAACATAATACTTACAAATAGGAGAACACGCCAGAGGAACGGACACAATATGTGCTGTATGATGAAATTATATCATTGAACGACAGCAGCACAtgcgataaaaaaatataaacagatCAAAGGGGAAAAACAATCCAATCGATGCAAATAAACATGGTGAAAATAACAGAGCATCTAACCGTTGGAAGTAGATAAACCGGCACCACCAACACGCCGAGATTGAGCAGCGCCGCTGCCAAATTAAAATGATAACACAAAACTCTTTAAGAGAACACACATAGCTGAGAGGGAAAATAACGTTATAAGAACACATAGAAAATACAGGAACGCGGAAGATGCAAAGGGGCAGCAACAAAGCAAGCAGGAGAGAAATGAAGAGAGCGAAACACATACCCTGAGACAAATCCCGAGATGGCAGCCGGCCGTCTACCCCGCGCCATGAAAAGTAGAAGAAGTAAAACCAAAAGAACAGAGAGAAATTGAGGATCACGACGACACAAACAAATTGGATGCGATGGAAACCGGTGAGTTCACTGCAAGGTGGATGAAATAACCAATCAACAGTAATGACCATGGTGAAGCAGTAATAGGTAAGGAAGAAACGTACGAAGGAAATAAATGAGAAGGAAATAAATGAGCCCATATATCTATCAAATGGTAGTAATCGATAAAATTAAGTCTACATGAAGGCAATTTGCAGAATCTAGAAATATAAGGGTACAGAGGGGAAAACACAATTGAAAGTTTAGAGGTtgactaaaaaaatattct includes:
- the LOC140969745 gene encoding uncharacterized protein isoform X4, encoding MARGRRPAAISGFVSGGAAQSRRVGGAGLSTSNAHIVSVPLACSPIYNEGDIAGIIVLPMVPSCQFCGAHRFPCEAPSFCCACGKIRLASPITPLALLELFKDPSSPLAILFRRKIRLYNNVFSFTSFGVRLDKELASLQRGVYRFRASGQIFHSLPPLIPNSDGPRYFQLYFWDNDNELENKMSVFPDADVDRELMVLLMDIMKRCYNSPSADQVAAIWVEGNDDANIPHDRDIVARGRDGQTHQIQHYYGCYDSLQYPLFFPYGWQQNIPKVKNGSAHVDMHESVLPLADFDSFDHIIAGESRVVRGKNDRMVSCREYYCYRLQIRGSNTSVILYGGRLLQQFVVDMYIKLETTRLDYYRRHQSEIRSELYQGVVDSVANGESRGSEVGQRVVLPASFIGGPRDMRRRYLDAIALVQKFGKPDLFITMTCNPDWKEIRENLFVKQWHKNVSQRGKLRSTI
- the LOC140969745 gene encoding uncharacterized protein isoform X1, coding for MARGRRPAAISGFVSGGAAQSRRVGGAGLSTSNAHIVSVPLACSPIYNEGDIAGIIVLPMVPSCQFCGAHRFPCEAPSFCCACGKIRLASPITPLALLELFKDPSSPLAILFRRKIRLYNNVFSFTSFGVRLDKELASLQRGVYRFRASGQIFHSLPPLIPNSDGPRYFQLYFWDNDNELENKMSVFPDADVDRELMVLLMDIMKVNPYAQLLKRINQYSSIRNLRLHISKNVHVDQRCYNSPSADQVAAIWVEGNDDANIPHDRDIVARGRDGQTHQIQHYYGCYDSLQYPLFFPYGWQQNIPKVKNGSAHVDMHESVLPLADFDSFDHIIAGESRVVRGKNDRMVSCREYYCYRLQIRGSNTSVILYGGRLLQQFVVDMYIKLETTRLDYYRRHQSEIRSELYQGVVDSVANGESRGSEVGQRVVLPASFIGGPRDMRRRYLDAIALVQKFGKPDLFITMTCNPDWKEIRENLFVKQWHKNVSQRGKLRSTI
- the LOC140969745 gene encoding uncharacterized protein isoform X3; the encoded protein is MARGRRPAAISGFVSGGAAQSRRVGGAGLSTSNGDIAGIIVLPMVPSCQFCGAHRFPCEAPSFCCACGKIRLASPITPLALLELFKDPSSPLAILFRRKIRLYNNVFSFTSFGVRLDKELASLQRGVYRFRASGQIFHSLPPLIPNSDGPRYFQLYFWDNDNELENKMSVFPDADVDRELMVLLMDIMKVNPYAQLLKRINQYSSIRNLRLHISKNVHVDQRCYNSPSADQVAAIWVEGNDDANIPHDRDIVARGRDGQTHQIQHYYGCYDSLQYPLFFPYGWQQNIPKVKNGSAHVDMHESVLPLADFDSFDHIIAGESRVVRGKNDRMVSCREYYCYRLQIRGSNTSVILYGGRLLQQFVVDMYIKLETTRLDYYRRHQSEIRSELYQGVVDSVANGESRGSEVGQRVVLPASFIGGPRDMRRRYLDAIALVQKFGKPDLFITMTCNPDWKEIRENLFVKQWHKNVSQRGKLRSTI
- the LOC140969745 gene encoding uncharacterized protein isoform X2, whose product is MARGRRPAAISGFVSGGAAQSRRVGGAGLSTSNDNEGDIAGIIVLPMVPSCQFCGAHRFPCEAPSFCCACGKIRLASPITPLALLELFKDPSSPLAILFRRKIRLYNNVFSFTSFGVRLDKELASLQRGVYRFRASGQIFHSLPPLIPNSDGPRYFQLYFWDNDNELENKMSVFPDADVDRELMVLLMDIMKVNPYAQLLKRINQYSSIRNLRLHISKNVHVDQRCYNSPSADQVAAIWVEGNDDANIPHDRDIVARGRDGQTHQIQHYYGCYDSLQYPLFFPYGWQQNIPKVKNGSAHVDMHESVLPLADFDSFDHIIAGESRVVRGKNDRMVSCREYYCYRLQIRGSNTSVILYGGRLLQQFVVDMYIKLETTRLDYYRRHQSEIRSELYQGVVDSVANGESRGSEVGQRVVLPASFIGGPRDMRRRYLDAIALVQKFGKPDLFITMTCNPDWKEIRENLFVKQWHKNVSQRGKLRSTI